One Heliomicrobium gestii DNA window includes the following coding sequences:
- a CDS encoding Flp family type IVb pilin, giving the protein MTHPFSPAFTKLLHNEDGQGLVEYGLILALVVIVCIAMLRSMGGSLTNKFTEINNAIN; this is encoded by the coding sequence ATGACGCATCCCTTCTCTCCGGCTTTCACTAAACTCCTGCACAATGAGGACGGGCAAGGGCTTGTCGAATATGGCTTGATCCTGGCGCTGGTCGTCATTGTTTGTATCGCGATGTTGCGAAGTATGGGGGGATCTCTGACGAACAAGTTTACAGAAATCAACAACGCCATCAATTAA
- a CDS encoding Flp family type IVb pilin yields MREWITNNMQLLIDDEDGQGLVEYGLILALVVIVCIALLRGIGTSMTNKLNQVNNALS; encoded by the coding sequence GTGAGAGAGTGGATCACCAACAATATGCAGCTTCTGATTGATGACGAAGACGGGCAAGGGCTTGTTGAATACGGTCTAATCCTAGCACTCGTCGTCATCGTCTGCATCGCCTTACTAAGAGGAATAGGAACCTCAATGACCAACAAGCTGAATCAAGTCAACAACGCGCTTTCCTAA